The genomic interval AAATCGCGACCAGCGGATGTTGCTGCATCGGTGGACCGTTCCTTGTGCATCAGTTTCCTGAGCACAAGTTTTCATCACATGTCCTTTTGAACAATCGCAGAAAGGTATAGTTTTTTGATAAATGAGTATAGGTTTTTGAATTCAAATCTCCTATCCCTGTCTGAATGACGCTTCTGCCGCGCACCACACTCTGCCGCCGTATCGCCAGCGAAACCGCAGGCGTGATCTTTCTGCGCGCGCCGGCGGGCGCCGGGAAAAGCGTTCTCATGGACTTGCTGGCACAAGAGCTGGGGACCGAGGTATGCCGGACGCACCAGCCCAGAAGTGATGAGGCGGCAAACGGCTGGCTGCTATGGGATGTGCCGGTCTTCGCACGCGCGGTCCGCATGCCCGCCCCTATTCTGGAAACCGTGCGTTTCGTGGTCATCGCCTGCCGTCCGGATCAACGTATCAGCGGGCTGGCGCGGCAAATATTGCATCGTGGTTCGCTGACGATCGGAGCAAATGAACTGGCCTTTGGCCAAGATGAGACTGCGGGCCTTCCAACAGAACAGAAGCGTCTGGCGCTCGATGATTATGCGGGGTGGCCGGCCTTTCTGTCTCTCGCTCGCCTCGCCGACGAAAAACTATGCGTCGACTATCTGCGGGAAAATTATCTGCCGCATCTGTCACCGGCCCAGACGGTCGCGCTTTCGCTCTGGCTCGAAAATCCCTCGGCAGAACCCGACGCTGAATGGGCAGAACTTCTGCCGCCCTTCCTGATCGCAAACCCGGAAAAACACGACACACTGATAAGGCTTCTGACCGTGGCAGCGGGAGAACGTCTCGCCACATTACAGGCTGGCAGGGCAGTGGTAGAGGTCGCTTCCGCATTCGAGAAGGAAGGGCGGGCGCTTGCGGCAATGGCCATGTTGCTTGACCGCGGTTATGAGACCCACGCCGCGCAAATCCTAGAACGCGCCCATGGGCGCGAACTGATCTACCGAAGCAGCGTCGACAGGTTTCGCGAGATCATCATGCGGTTTTCGCAGGACATGATCGCGGCGAATGAAACAGTCCTCTTCGCCGTCACCCGCGCATTGCTGAAACAGGGCGAATTGCAACGCGTGCGCCATCTGCTTGGCAAGAGCCTCGGTTCGGATTATCTCGATCCACTCAAGGTGCTTGCCCGCGGTTCGCGTTTTTCCTTTGCCGCCCGCACCTTCCGGCTGAACCTGATGATTGCCGAGGACCTGACCCCCAATGACGCTGTGATAACGCGCCTCGGGGAATTCATGGCCGATTACCCCATGGACGATCACGGCAAATGGGCGGCCTATTACAATGCGCTGCTGGAATTCGAAATCCGCCGCCGTAATTTTCGCGAGGCCGAGGCCGCCGCCGCCCGCGCGCTTATCTATCTGCGCAAGATGGGCGGGCAGCCGCTGCTCGAATTCTTCATCCATCTGCACCAGATCGTCCTGCGACTGATGAGCGGTGATGTGCTCTTGGCCCGTCGCGCGGCACAGGATGCGCGCACGAGGTTGGAACAGGTGCCACACGACGCCGCGCAGGAGTTCCGAATGCTGCGGCTGGCGGAAGCCTGCCTTGCCTATGAGGCGGGAAAACCGCGCGACCTGTTGCACTTCGTCGAGCATGAATTCGACCACTTCGCCGCCGCCGAGATATGGCCGAGCCTGATGCAGTTTGCCCTGCATTATGCCTCGCAGGTGCTGATCGATCATTTTCCGATGACCGTTCGTCCGGGCTTTCTCGACGGCCTGTGGATTCACCTTTCGGAAGGCCTGCAATTCCATGCGATGATGGAGATCAGAACGGCCATCGCCTACCAGAACGCCAACCGCTGGGCGGATGCGGCAGCGACGCTCTCGGCAATTCGCATGCCGATGGGTCGCAACTGGGTGGAGAGCGCGAATGAGGACCTTGCCCGGCTCACGCGGCGCGACGAAATCGCCTATGTGATGGCCTGGCTCCGCGACGCGGTACATCTTTTCACGCCGCGCGCCTATCTCGCCCGGCAGATGGATGCAATGATCGCCAACCCCAAGGTCACCAACCGCGAAAAGGTCGCGCTCAGAATATGGCAGAGCTATGCCGCACACCAGCGTCGTGACAGTGCCGGCGCCCGCGCCCATATCCTCAACGCACTTGAATCGGCGACGCGCCTTGGCTGCAACGGCGTCCTGTCGGAGGAGCGCATATTCCTGTCGCCGCTTCTGAACAATCGCCGTATCCGCGGTTTCATCGAAACCTCTTCCGATGTCCGGAACGCGCTGTCGATTTTCGCCGCCTCGGTCAACTCGCCGCAGGCACGCGCCCTGCATGGCGGGCTTTCACAGCGGGAAGCACAGATGCTGCAATTGCTGGCCAGCGGCATGTCTAACAAGAAGATCGCGCAGACCCTCAACATCTCGGAAGTGACGGTAAAATTCCATCTCGGAAACCTGTTCCGCAAGCTGGATTGCAAACGCCGCGCGGAAGCGATCCGCGCAGCGAAAGCGCTGGGCTGGCTTTGATCTCAAGTCGTGACTGCCGATCAGAAAAGCCCGCTCCCTGTCGCAAACCTATTCCTCCCGGAAGGCGCGGTTGATCTGGTCTGTCAGCGGCTTGGCGATATAGGACAGCGCTGTGCGCTCGCTGGTCTGGATGAACGCCTCGGCAGGCATGCCCGGCATCAGCGGCGCAGTGTTCAGCTTTTCCCGCTCGGCAACCGGTATGGAAATCCGCGCCAGATAATAGGAGAGGCCGGTCCTCTGATCGGTGGTGATATCGGCGGCGATGCGACTGACATGGCCTTCCAGTTCCGGCGTGACACGCTGGTTGAACGCGGTCATCCGCAGCATCGCTTTTTGCCCTACCTGCAACTGGTCTATATCCTTCGGCACGATCTGCACCTCGAGTGCCAGTTCGTCCCCATCAGGCACGATGAGCATGATCGGGTCGGCCGGCGTCACCACGCCGCCCACGGTATGCACCGCCATTTCATGCACCATGCCGGATTGCGGCGCGATGATATCGATGCGCTTCAGCTCGTCCTCGGCAGCGACTTTCCGCTCAACATATTCACCTGTCTGCGCCTGTATCTCGCGCAGTTCCCGGCCCACTTCGGTGCGCAGTTCCTGATCGATCTGCAGAATCTGCAGTTTCGTTTCGGTGATCCTGCCCGCCGTCTGCGCCTGATAGGCGATTTTTTCGCCACGTTCACCGCCAAATGTCGCGGCCTGGGTCTGCAGGCTGTTCAGCCGCTGCACGGACACGATGCCCTGCTCCCGCAAGGATTTCTGCGAGGTGATCTCAGCCTGCAAAACCGCAAGCCCGTTGTCGTAGGCGACTTCCTGTGCCCTCAACCCTTCGATTTCATGTTCGAACTGGGTGATACGCTCCACAAGCTGTGCTTTGCGCCCCTCGCGATAGGATTTGCGGAATTCGAACAGCCTGGTTTCGCTACGCATGGCGGAAGCGACATCGGGATCGTCCTTGCGCGCCACCAGAGTCTGTGGAAAAACGAGTTCCGGCAGATCGTCCCGTTCGGCCTCCAGCCTTGCCATGCGCGCGCTCAGCTCATCCAGCCGCTTGGTCACTATGGCGAGATTAGCGCGGGTCTGGGTGGCGTCGAGACGCATGACGACGTCGCCAGCCTTTACCCTGCCACCTTCGCTCACCAGAATTTCACCGACGACGCCACCCTTGGGGTGCTGTACCTTTTTGATATAGGAATCGACCACAAGATGACCGGACGCCACGACCGCGCCAGCAAGATTTGTCATCGCTGCCCATCCGCCGACGCCGGCCAGCAGTGCGACGCTTGCGGCAAGACCGGCAAGAAGATG from Agrobacterium tumefaciens carries:
- a CDS encoding helix-turn-helix transcriptional regulator, yielding MTLLPRTTLCRRIASETAGVIFLRAPAGAGKSVLMDLLAQELGTEVCRTHQPRSDEAANGWLLWDVPVFARAVRMPAPILETVRFVVIACRPDQRISGLARQILHRGSLTIGANELAFGQDETAGLPTEQKRLALDDYAGWPAFLSLARLADEKLCVDYLRENYLPHLSPAQTVALSLWLENPSAEPDAEWAELLPPFLIANPEKHDTLIRLLTVAAGERLATLQAGRAVVEVASAFEKEGRALAAMAMLLDRGYETHAAQILERAHGRELIYRSSVDRFREIIMRFSQDMIAANETVLFAVTRALLKQGELQRVRHLLGKSLGSDYLDPLKVLARGSRFSFAARTFRLNLMIAEDLTPNDAVITRLGEFMADYPMDDHGKWAAYYNALLEFEIRRRNFREAEAAAARALIYLRKMGGQPLLEFFIHLHQIVLRLMSGDVLLARRAAQDARTRLEQVPHDAAQEFRMLRLAEACLAYEAGKPRDLLHFVEHEFDHFAAAEIWPSLMQFALHYASQVLIDHFPMTVRPGFLDGLWIHLSEGLQFHAMMEIRTAIAYQNANRWADAAATLSAIRMPMGRNWVESANEDLARLTRRDEIAYVMAWLRDAVHLFTPRAYLARQMDAMIANPKVTNREKVALRIWQSYAAHQRRDSAGARAHILNALESATRLGCNGVLSEERIFLSPLLNNRRIRGFIETSSDVRNALSIFAASVNSPQARALHGGLSQREAQMLQLLASGMSNKKIAQTLNISEVTVKFHLGNLFRKLDCKRRAEAIRAAKALGWL
- a CDS encoding HlyD family type I secretion periplasmic adaptor subunit, producing the protein MSKIDQRTQVSRSIRKHLLAGLAASVALLAGVGGWAAMTNLAGAVVASGHLVVDSYIKKVQHPKGGVVGEILVSEGGRVKAGDVVMRLDATQTRANLAIVTKRLDELSARMARLEAERDDLPELVFPQTLVARKDDPDVASAMRSETRLFEFRKSYREGRKAQLVERITQFEHEIEGLRAQEVAYDNGLAVLQAEITSQKSLREQGIVSVQRLNSLQTQAATFGGERGEKIAYQAQTAGRITETKLQILQIDQELRTEVGRELREIQAQTGEYVERKVAAEDELKRIDIIAPQSGMVHEMAVHTVGGVVTPADPIMLIVPDGDELALEVQIVPKDIDQLQVGQKAMLRMTAFNQRVTPELEGHVSRIAADITTDQRTGLSYYLARISIPVAEREKLNTAPLMPGMPAEAFIQTSERTALSYIAKPLTDQINRAFREE